One segment of Anopheles stephensi strain Indian chromosome 3, UCI_ANSTEP_V1.0, whole genome shotgun sequence DNA contains the following:
- the LOC118512422 gene encoding zinc finger protein 2 homolog, which yields MNSLVIVCVPHTVEYTPAVQFSSLEYVTVSVNEMESEDDSMDNAKSIAVRSPETVTKNTAMQDRLMQHIMKDDLLLLNSSDKMNSQMDVLEHCDEVPMFDCNINATEYVPISSEIVLEDSSSSFDEGIGLSNTEDSSDDQASTKTNALDASKSVDAPVPKDYSCKQKKDKSKCYQCEICNERFTMKKHLREHHVTKHPGQNCNKCAVCEKTFKLRSNLRQHLRIHTGERPFRCDICCKTFVQGSALTVHRELHKEQRDYECPVCQKAFKSKFAFKKHEKVHIGLRPFKCDECGKSFTQSCNLKAHQKLHTGNHAYQCTTCSKTFRFKSHYQDHLMTHTKEKKYCCGQCGRTFAYKNSFQRHTQIHRDEAQHHCTECGKQFSKLSHLTFHHKSHGCMRGSAVRDGKGAGASTNLTCDICSSVFERPDALLAHRRELHIAEDSVREKGRSRYKCVICSKSFREEKELRTHFKLHEADDCPFQCGMCGILNLNHT from the exons ATGAATTC ACTCGTCATCGTGTGCGTCCCCCATACGGTCGAGTACACACCTGCTGTACAGTTTTCCTCGCTAGAATATGTGACTGTTTCAGTGAATGAAATGGAGAGCGAAGACGATAGTATGGACAATGCCAAATCGATTGCAGTAAGGTCACCCGAAACAGTGACGAAGAATACAGCAATGCAGGACAGACTGATGCAGCACATCATGAAAGACGATTTACTGCTGCTGAATTCGTCGGATAAAATG AACTCACAAATGGATGTGCTTGAGCACTGTGATGAGGTTCCGATGTTTGACTGCAACATTAACGCAACAGAATATGTTCCTATTAGTAGTGAAATAGTGTTAGAAGATTCATCGTCAAGCTTTGACGAAGGTATAGGGTTGAGCAACACGGAAGACTCGAGTGACGATCAAGCAAGTACCAAAACCAACGCTCTGGATGCTTCCAAATCTGTTGACGCACCTGTACCGAAGGACTACAGTTGCAAGCAGAAAAAAGACAAATCCAAATGCTATCAATGCGAAATCTGTAACGAACGTTTTACGATGAAGAAACACCTCCGGGAGCATCACGTTACGAAGCATCCGGGACAAAATTGCAACAAATGTGCGGTGTGTGAGAAAACGTTCAAACTACGCTCCAACCTTCGGCAGCATCTTCGCATCCACACGGGCGAACGTCCGTTCCGCTGTGACATTTGCTGCAAAACGTTCGTCCAGGGCAGCGCTCTTACGGTCCACCGGGAGTTGCACAAGGAGCAACGGGACTACGAGTGTCCGGTGTGCCAGAAAGCGTTCAAATCTAAATTTGCTTtcaaaaaacacgaaaaagtACACATCGGATTACGCCCCTTCAAATGCGATGAGTGTGGCAAATCCTTCACCCAGTCCTGCAATCTGAAGGCGCACCAGAAGCTTCACACGGGTAATCACGCGTATCAGTGTACGACCTGCTCCAAGACCTtccggttcaaatcccactaCCAGGATCATCTGATGACGCACACCAAGGAAAAGAAGTACTGCTGTGGCCAGTGTGGCCGAACCTTCGCGTACAAAAACTCCTTCCAGCGCCATACCCAAATTCACCGGGACGAAGCTCAACACCACTGTACGGAGTGCGGCAAACAGTTCAGCAAACTGAGTCATCTCACCTTCCACCACAAATCACACGGCTGTATGCGTGGTTCAGCGGTAAGAGACGGAAAGGGCGCTGGTGCTTCAACAAATCTGACTTGCGATATCTGTAGCAGCGTCTTCGAACGACCCGATGCCTTGCTCGCCCATCGACGGGAGCTACACATCGCCGAGGACAGTGTGCGTGAAAAGGGACGATCTCGGTACAAATGCGTTATCTGTAGCAAATCTTTCCGGGAGGAGAAGGAACTGCGTACCCATTTCAAGCTGCACGAGGCCGACGATTGTCCCTTTCAGTGTGGGATGTGTGGAATCCTCAACCTCAACCACACCTAA